Proteins found in one Prochlorothrix hollandica PCC 9006 = CALU 1027 genomic segment:
- a CDS encoding YihY/virulence factor BrkB family protein, giving the protein MFNALRYINWSTCVGVTRSVVKQRLPGLAAEIAYNATLSLFPTILSLLAAISTLDLSRPALKSLATRFAAMAPLEVVDLIRSFVDLDRPPGRLFQISFLVALWVSSSALASTMAALDQIQQTPRSQRRPFWKTRSIAVLLTLGTMALYIISAFLIFIGDFVIRLLAHHAGGVKTVLLGLWWMLNWPISLGLITLAFACLYRFGPSQWDRRRPIFLGAFLAALAWLALSFGFRHYLRDFDGYTQVYGALATAVILMIWLNLCALVMLIGYQLNVTVGDKMARSRSPLAPETPSYPPPNPGDRTPTIDPGLSPSRDPAHYPDT; this is encoded by the coding sequence ATGTTCAATGCCCTTCGCTATATCAATTGGTCTACTTGCGTAGGGGTCACCCGATCGGTGGTAAAACAGCGGTTACCAGGACTAGCGGCGGAAATCGCCTATAACGCCACGCTCTCCCTTTTTCCCACCATTTTGTCCCTCCTCGCCGCCATTAGCACCTTGGATCTATCGCGGCCTGCCCTGAAAAGCCTAGCAACACGGTTTGCCGCCATGGCCCCCTTGGAAGTGGTGGATCTGATCCGCAGTTTTGTCGATCTAGATCGCCCTCCCGGTCGCCTCTTTCAAATCAGTTTTCTCGTGGCCCTTTGGGTCTCCTCCAGCGCCCTAGCCTCCACCATGGCCGCCTTAGATCAGATTCAACAAACCCCCCGGAGCCAACGCCGCCCCTTTTGGAAAACCCGGAGCATTGCCGTCCTGCTGACCCTGGGCACTATGGCTCTGTATATCATTTCTGCGTTTTTAATTTTTATTGGCGACTTTGTGATCCGGCTCCTGGCGCACCATGCCGGGGGCGTAAAGACTGTATTGCTGGGGTTGTGGTGGATGTTAAATTGGCCCATTTCTCTGGGCCTGATCACCCTGGCCTTTGCCTGTCTCTATCGATTTGGTCCCAGCCAGTGGGATCGACGACGGCCCATTTTTCTGGGGGCGTTTTTAGCGGCCTTGGCCTGGTTGGCCCTCTCCTTTGGATTTCGCCATTATTTACGGGACTTTGATGGCTACACCCAGGTTTATGGAGCATTAGCCACCGCTGTTATTTTGATGATTTGGCTCAATCTCTGCGCCCTGGTGATGTTAATCGGCTACCAGCTTAATGTCACCGTGGGGGACAAGATGGCCCGATCGCGATCGCCCCTCGCCCCAGAAACCCCATCCTATCCCCCCCCCAACCCCGGCGATCGAACCCCGACGATCGACCCTGGCCTGTCCCCATCCAGGGATCCCGCCCACTACCCCGACACCTAA
- the glmM gene encoding phosphoglucosamine mutase, with product MISSLFRPGLRSEADPQTAANSLSHAPLQVVESFPWGTLPLPQGPLFGTDGIRGEVGDLLTAPLALHLGFWAGNVLRHQAGLGSGGDRATVILGQDSRTSSPMLALALSAGLTAAGVDVYPMGLCPTPAVAYLTHHTEAIGGLMISASHNPPADNGIKIFNGQGTKLNGDLQRSIETGLRSGIRSALEASSWGQQITHGQPLQRYVEMLHQSLGSTSLAGLRVVLDLAWGSATALAGQVFTDLGATVTILHGEPDGSRINVNCGSTHLRHLQQAVVEHQADVGFAFDGDADRVLAVDHQGRAIDGDYILYLWGQHLKRQNALPHNTIVTTVMANLGFERAWEAQGGTLLRTAVGDQYVQAEMARTGAMLGGEQSGHILCSHYGLTGDGLLTALHLCQLVQESGSSLAELVNASFRPYPQLLRNVRVEDRQQRLQWQSCEPLQGAIARAEADLGDRGRILVRASGTEPLIRVMVEAAEASLVEHWTHELVQVVEQHLVG from the coding sequence ATGATTTCATCCCTATTTCGTCCCGGTTTGCGATCGGAGGCTGATCCCCAAACCGCAGCCAACAGTCTCTCCCATGCTCCGCTGCAAGTGGTGGAGTCCTTCCCCTGGGGAACCCTACCCCTGCCCCAGGGTCCCCTCTTTGGTACCGATGGTATTCGGGGGGAGGTGGGGGATTTGTTGACCGCTCCCCTCGCACTCCATCTAGGATTTTGGGCGGGGAACGTGTTGCGCCACCAGGCGGGCTTAGGCTCTGGGGGCGATCGAGCCACCGTGATTTTGGGTCAAGATTCCCGCACCTCCAGCCCCATGTTGGCCCTGGCCCTGTCCGCCGGACTGACGGCTGCTGGGGTGGATGTCTATCCCATGGGGCTGTGTCCCACCCCCGCCGTGGCCTACCTGACCCACCACACCGAAGCCATTGGCGGTCTGATGATTTCCGCTAGCCACAATCCCCCCGCCGATAATGGCATCAAGATTTTCAATGGCCAGGGGACGAAGCTCAATGGGGATCTTCAGCGATCGATCGAAACTGGGCTGCGCAGTGGCATCCGCTCCGCCCTGGAAGCTTCCTCCTGGGGTCAGCAGATCACCCATGGCCAGCCCCTCCAGCGCTACGTTGAGATGCTGCACCAGTCTTTGGGATCCACCTCTTTGGCTGGATTGCGGGTGGTCTTGGATCTGGCCTGGGGTTCAGCAACGGCCTTGGCTGGTCAGGTGTTCACGGATTTAGGGGCAACGGTGACCATTCTCCATGGGGAACCCGATGGCAGTCGCATTAATGTCAACTGTGGATCCACCCACCTGCGCCACCTCCAGCAAGCGGTGGTCGAGCATCAGGCCGATGTGGGGTTTGCCTTTGATGGGGATGCCGATCGGGTGCTGGCGGTGGATCACCAAGGGCGGGCCATTGATGGGGACTATATTCTCTATCTCTGGGGTCAACACCTGAAACGGCAAAATGCCCTACCCCACAACACCATTGTCACCACGGTTATGGCCAATTTGGGCTTTGAACGGGCCTGGGAAGCCCAGGGAGGAACGCTGCTGCGCACGGCGGTGGGGGATCAGTATGTGCAAGCGGAAATGGCCCGCACTGGAGCCATGCTGGGGGGGGAACAGTCGGGCCATATTCTCTGTAGCCACTATGGGCTAACGGGGGATGGGTTGCTGACGGCCCTGCACCTGTGTCAGTTGGTGCAGGAATCGGGGAGTTCCTTGGCGGAGTTGGTCAATGCCAGTTTCCGTCCCTATCCCCAACTGTTGCGCAATGTGCGGGTGGAGGATCGGCAGCAGCGTCTCCAGTGGCAATCCTGTGAACCCCTCCAAGGGGCGATCGCGCGGGCTGAGGCGGATTTGGGCGATCGGGGCCGCATTTTGGTGCGGGCTTCGGGCACGGAACCCCTGATCCGGGTGATGGTGGAGGCGGCGGAAGCTTCGTTGGTGGAACATTGGACCCACGAGCTAGTGCAGGTGGTGGAGCAACATCTGGTGGGTTAA